CATGCCGGGCACACAATCCGCCGGGTGGACCACCCGACAAACGGCACGAAAGCCGTGCCGGGCGGCGCTTTCCTGCTCTTTCAAAAACTTGCCCGCGTGCGCGGCCGCAAGATTCACACGGCCCACACACGCCCGCCGCGCTCCAAGGGAGTCCCCTTGGAGAACATCACGGCTTGTTCGACTCGAACAGATCCATGATCTGCTTCTTCTCGTTCGACGAGACACTCGGCGGCGGCACCACCGGCGGCGTCATACCCGCCGGGCCCACGCCGCCGACCGCATCGCTCACGCCGGCGGTGGGATTCGCCGAATCCAGACCGATGCTGGCGACGAAGCCATTGCCCGGCGTCATGTCCGTATAGAACAGTTCGCCGTCGACCGAAGTCACGCCGTCCGGTTGCGCCGGTTCGCTTTGCGGTACCCCGCGCAGCGCGCGCTGCATGTATTCCACCCAGATCGGCAACGCCAGTTGCGCGCCGAATTCGCGGCTGCCGAGACTCTTCGGCTGGTCATAACCCATCCACGCCACCGCCACGAGCGACTGCTGATAACCGGCGAACCAGCCGTCCTTCGCGTCGTTGGTCGTCCCCGTCTTGCCCTGCAAGTCCGTACGATGCAGCGCATTGGTGCCCGCACCCGTGCCGGCCGTCGCCACCGAATGCAGCAGGCTGTTCATGATGTATGCGTTGCGCGGTTCCAGCGTGCGCGGCGCATCGCGTCCGGCCGTCAGCGGCTGCGCCTTGGAGAGCGGTTGGCCGCGCGCATCCGTCACCTCGTTGATCAGATACGGATTGATCCGGAAGCCGCCGTTCGCGAACACCGAATACGCACCCGCCGACTGCAACGGCGTAACGAGGCCCGCACCGAGCGCCATCGGCAGATACGGCGGGGTCTTGTCGGCGTCGAAACCGAAACGCTGCGTGACGAAGTCTTGCGCGTACTTGGTACCGATGAACGACAGAATGCGGATCGACACGAGGTTCTTCGACTTCTGCAACGCGAGACGCAGCGGCATCGGACCGTCCGGCTGGTCGTCGTCCTTCGGCTCCCACGCGTCGCCGCCCGGCGTGCTCGACGGGAAATACAACGGCGCGTCGTTGATGATCGTGGCCGGTCCGAGGCCCTTGTCGAGCGCCGCCGAATAGATGAACGGCTTGAAGCTCGAACCCGGCTGACGCCACGCCTGCGTGACGTGGTTGAACTTGTTCTTGTTGAAGTCGAAGCCGCCCACCAGCGAGCGGATCGCGCCGTCCTGCGGCGTGAGCGACACCAGCGCGCCTTCGACCTGCGGCAATTGCGTGAGCTGCCAGTTGCCCTTGTCGTCGGCGATAACGCGCACGATCGAGCCGACCTTGATCTTCGTGGCGGCCGTGGCGCGCGCGCTCAATGCGGCGGCGGCGAAACGCAGACCATCGCCGCTGATCGTCACCTGTGTACCGTCCACGAGTTGCGTCTTGACCTGCTTCGGACCCACGTCCGTCACCACCGCTGCAATAATCTCGCCGTTGTCGGGGTGATCGGTTAGCGCGTCGTCGATGGTCTGATCGCGGTCGTCGCCCGGCGCGGGCAGTTGCACGAAACCTTCCGGCCCGCGATAGCCATGGCGCCGCTCGTAATCCATCACGCCCTTGCGCACCGCGCGATAAGCGGCGTCCTGGTCGGCGGAGTCGATCGTGGTGGTGACGTTCAGGCCGCGCGTATAGGTTTCGTCCTTGTATTGCGCATACATCATCTGCCGGACCATTTCGGCGATGTACTCGGCATGCACGCTATATTCGTTGCCCGGATTTTTGGTGTGAATCTCTTCCTTCACGGCCTGATCGTACTGATCCTGGCTGATGTATCTCAGTTCGAGCATGCGCCGCAGAATGTACTCCTGACGGATCTTCGCGCGCTTCGGGTTGACCACCGGATTGTACGCGGACGGTGCCTTCGGCAAGCCAGCCAGCATCGCCGATTCCGCCAGCGTGATGTCTTTCAGATCCTTGCCGAAGTACACGCGCGCGGCCGCGGCGAAACCATAGGCGCGTTCGCCCAGATAAATCTGGTTCATGTACAGCTCGAGAATCTGATCCTTGGTCAGCGCGCGCTCGATCTTGTACGCGAGCAGCATTTCGTAAATCTTGCGCGTGTAGGTCTTCTCGCTCGAGAGGAAGAAGTTACGCGCCACCTGCATGGTGATCGTGCTCGCGCCCTGCGAGGCGCCGCCGTGCGAGAGGTCGGAGACACCCGCCCGCAGAATGCCGATGAAGTCGACACCGCCGTGCTCGTAGAAGCGATAGTCTTCGATCGCTAGCACCGCTTTCTTCATCTGATCGGGAATGTCCTGGAAGCGCACGAGAGAGCGCCGCTCCTCGCCGAACTCGCCGATCAGCACATGGTCCGCCGTGTAGACCCGCAGCGGCACCTTCGGACGATAGTCGGTCAGCGCGTCGAGCGACGGCAGTTGCGGCCCCATCACCACGAGCGCATAGCCGACGATCAGCGCGCCCACCACCGCGATGGTCGCGAGCAGGCTGGCGAACCAGATAGCGAGAGTCGCGCCGATGGAACGGCGGCCGGCCTCGGCGTCGCGCGAAGCTGCATTGCGTCCTGGAGTGCGTTGGTAGGAATCCCGGTCTTCACCAGACGGAGAATTGGATGAATGCGGTCGTTTGATGATTGGCATGACTGGAATAGTGGGCGCATGACTGAACGCCTTTCTGCACGCGCTCGTGGCGCGCACATGGATCGTGATCGAGCCTCGTAGCCTGAGGCGCACACCACCGCGCGGCCCCTTGCCCCCGGCCGGCCGCACGGCACGCCCGGACCGAGCCCGGCGCAACGTAACAGCGTATTTTAAAAGAAATCACGCGCGGTCCAAGTTAGTTTTTTTGTAAGAATTCCCTTCGCGCGAAATGAGTCTGTCGTTCCGGGCAGTCTTACGAGCGCTTTCACGCGCCGCCCGAGTTATTCACAGAAAATGTTGAAAGGCCTGTGGACAAGCGGCCCGCAAACGCTACAACTCATTGATGTCACAGGATTTTCATGTCGCGCCCTTTCCGCAGCGGGGCAACTCGTCATATGATGGACTCGGCGCGCGCTAACACCTGCCCGCGTCACGGCGTCCGCCAAATGCCCGCTTTGAACCGCCCATGCCAACAAGTATGCGAGCCGACTATGAATAAGCCCAGCGAACGCATCGTCGTATTCGTCACGACCGCGCAGAAACTCGCGATCACCACCACCGCCGAGAATATGGGCATCAGCGTCAGCGAACTGATGCGGCGCGCGGTCTTGAGCTTCGGCGCGACCAGCGAACAGGTGAAGGCGGCGAGCATCGTCGACCGCCTGCGCGCGCCCCGCGCGCCGGACGCGCTCAACGCCGCGCTGCAACGGGTCGCGCGCGGCACGCGGCACGCGCGCGCCGCATTACCGCCGGCTTTGCAAACGCGCGGCGAAAACGCAACCGGCGCGTCCACGGATGGCGCGGCGGGTTCCAACGCGCCGGCGCCGGGCGCATTGCCACATGCGCCCTTGGGGCAAGCAGAGCCTGAGCCCGCGCCGTTGTTGCCGGCCGGTCTCGCCGCCGCCCTCGCCGTCGGCATCGACGAGGAAGCCGCGGCAACCGCCGAAGCCGTCGCGCGCGTGGCAGCGGCCGAAGCGGCGGCGGCGGGAGGATCCACACCGCCGACCGATACGGAAGCGCAAATGCGCAGCGTGCTCAAACGCCCGCGCGTCGACACCCCGCGCGACGACGACGATCCGCTTGGCGATCCCAGCACGAAAGGCGGCCGTTTCGCGTAATGAGCCTGTGCGACGCATAACGCACGACGCGTTCCGGCGCGTCGCATATCGTTACATCGGCGTCACTCAAAATGCGCGAGCTTTCGGCATTGCAAGGTTGGCACTCATCCAGCGATTAACGGCGGCTCGTTGCGCGTTGAAAATAGCTTCGGCGTTTGCGTCTTTTGTGTCGTTGCATGCACGGCTGTTGGACGTATTCAGCCATGCTCGCGTACGGCGACAATGGACGTAAACACCGCACACGCGCACCGCGCCTATTCACGCCGACGACACGTGCCGCGCGCAAAGTTGGCTAATCTGTCATCGCGCCCTTTGAGGCGGTTTTAAGAGAGCGCGTGGTGTAATATCCGCGAGCGGCTGAATGACGCGTCGCGCGATTTAACCTTTGAGCTGTTTGCCACTCGATATTCGAATCGAACAATTTACGTTGCCGCTATTGCAATCGGCGCGCGCGCCCCGAACTCCGGTCCGAACGTTGCGCAGCTTCGCACGCAGCGGCGTAAAGTAGCAGTTGAATGCAGTTAAGCGCGCGGGATTATTCAGCGCCGTTTACATTCTTTGGAGGTTTTCATGTCGCTTTTTGACAGCATTTCCCGCACGCTTAAAGGTCTCCTGAACGACGCAGCCGACTCCGTGCAAGATCCGTCGCGCGACTCGCGCCAGATCGTGCGCGAACTCGACGAGAGCATCGCCAAAGCCGAGAACTCGCTGATCGAGATCCAGGCGCAAGTGGCCACGCAGCAAAGCAAGCGCGATGTTGCCGCGGACAAGGCGAAAAAATACGAAGACGGCGCGAAACGCGCGCTGCAATCCGGCGACGAAGCGCTCGCGCGGGAAGCCCTGGGCGCGCAAGCCACGGCCGAAGCCGAACGCGACGCGCTCGCCAAGGAACTGACTACGCTGGAGCCGTCGGTGGCGCAGCTCAAGAGTCAGATCGAAGACATGCGCACGCGCCGCAACGACCTGAACGCCCGCTCGAGCATTCTGCAAGCCAAGCAGCAGATCGCTCAGGCGAAAGACGTGGCGGCCACGGCATTGGGCGGCATCGGCGGCAAGAATCTGTCCGAAGATTTCCAGAAAATGGAAGACAAGGTCGCGCTGTCGAATGCCCGTTCGGACGCCCGCCTGAATTCGGCCGACGTGAAGAGCGGCAAGGCGCTCGACGACAAGCTCGCGGATCTGAACCGCGGGCCGTCCGTCGAAGATCGTCTCGAAGCATTGAAGAAGCAGATCAATACACCGGCCCAGTAACTGCGTCGGCAGCAGTACATACCGGCGGCCTTCGTGTGAGCCGCCGGAATCGACTGAAGGAGACGGGCGCAACGCGCCCGGTCCGTAAATGAAAAAATTTCTCGCAACCGCGTTTGCCTCACTGCTGTTCGTGTCGGCCGTGGCGTTCGCAGTGCCCACCGTTCAGCAGATCGAATCGGCCATGTCGCAAGGCAACTGGCAACAGGCCGACGCCAGTCTGAGCGAAGTGCTGCAGGCGCATCCGAACAATGCGCGCGCGCACTATCTGTATGCCCAGGTGCTCGACCGCGAAGGCCGTTCCGCCGACGCGCTCGCCCAGGTGCAGCAGGCCAAGACACTCGACCCGCAAATCCGCTTCACTGACCCGACCCGCTTCGCGCAAACCGAAGCGCGCATTCGCAAGGACGCGGAACGCGCAGGCGCCACGGGCGGCAACACCACCAGCCGCGCGGCCAACCCGTTCGCGCAGCAGACCGCGCCGGCTGTGCAGCAACAGTCGGCCATCGCGCCGCAAGCGCCGCAACGGCATGGTCCGGGCATGGGCATGTGGATCGGCATCCTTGTCCTTGTCGGCGTGATCGCGCTGGTGTTGCGCTGGACCTTGCGGCGCGCCCGCGCCCAAGGCGACACGCGCGCCGACGACGAGCGTCGCGTGCAGCTCAAGCGCGCCACGGAAATGCTCAACACCGTGCGTTCGCTCAAGCTCGACGTGAAGCTCTCCACCGTGCAAGGTCATGAGGCGCTGGAGAAGGAAGTCGAAGCAACCGAAGACCAGTTGCGTGGCCTCGTCGAAACGCTGTCGAACAGCAAGAATCCGCTGCCGCCGTATCAGCTCGACGAACTGGAACAGCGCCTCGGTAGCATGCGCGCGCGCCTCGAGGGCCGGCCCGATCCGTATGCCGCACCGGCCGCCAGCGCGCAGCAGCAGTCGCCGTATGCGCAGGAAGCCGAACGTTTCGGCAATCCGCCGCAAGCGCCCTATCCGCAGCAAGGACCGTATCAGCAACAGCCGCAGGTTATCGTGCAGCAAGGCGGCGGTGGTTTCGGCGGCGGCATGGGCGGTCTGCTGACCGGCGTGCTACTCGGCGAAGCGCTGAATTCCGGGCGTGAGCGCGTCGTGGAGCGCGACGTGGTCGTCGACGACGAAGCGCGCCGTCGTGGCAACGACGCTGGCAATGGCGGCGGCCTCGACTTCGGCCAGGGTTCGAACGACTGGAGCGACAACAGCGGCGGCGTCGACATGGGCAGCAACGACGACTCCGGCGGCTGGAACGACAACACCTGAGCTTCGCACGGCTGCTGAAGTCCAACTAGTCGGGCAAGCATGCGTCAATGAAAACAGGCTCCTTCATGGAGCCTGTTTCGTTATGGGCGATTCATTTTCTGAGGCTTCACGCCCGCATCGGCACCCGTTCTCCGACCGGCTCGTGCTGCGCCAGCACCACCGAACCGGCGAACAGCCTGACGATGAAACGCTCCGCATACGCGATCAGCGCAGTGCGGCGCGCATTGTCTGCATCGATATATTCAGCTGAGAGATGAAAGAGTTGCAGCACGATCTGCGTGCAGACTTCGTCGACGGTTTCGCGGGAAAGTGTCGGCATCAATTCAAGTTGAACGACGTCGTCGGCCATTTCCGCCGACACCTCGTGAAGGTTCGCGCGCACGGCCTCGCGCAATGCCGGCGATGTACCATGATATTCGGCAAGCGCGCTCAAAAACGCCGCGCGGCTCTCCAGCACGAACGCAAAGAACGCAACGCAGGCGCGACGCGGCACGCTATGCGGTTCGTCGTGCGCGGCGAGCCAGCGCTCACGCCGCAGCATCGGCCGCAAACGGCGGCTCACCGATTCGACGGCTTCGCGCGCCAGATCGTCGAGCGTGTCGAAATGACGATAGAAGGTGTTGGGATTGAGCCCGGCCTCGCGCGCCAGTTCGCGCAAACCCAGGCTCGTAAAACTGCGGCCGCCCGCCGTCAGGCGCAACGCGGCTTCGATCAGTTTGCGCTTGCCGGCCGGCAATTCCTGCCCTGCGGCAACGCCGTGTTCGGCGGCGGCTGCCGCTTCCGGTACGGATGTCATGTGTTTTCAATCGATGCGCGCTACGCGCGTTTAATAGCAGTACTCTAAACGATCTTGACGTCAGGTGCACAGTTGTCTACCCTGCGCGTTATGCCGCAGTAGACACATGTAGACACATGTAGACGCCTGAAACTCGCCCCATGCCGGAGACCGCCGTGACGCCTGCCTCATCTGCCGCGCCTGCCGCGCCACGCATCGCGATTGTCGGAAGCGGGTTTGCCGGCATCGGCATGGCGATTCGCCTGCAGCGAATGGGCATTACGTCGTTCACGATTTACGAGGCGGCCAGCGATATCGGCGGCACCTGGCGTGACAACACCTATCCCGGCGCGGCCTGTGACGTGCCCTCGCATCTCTATTCGTTTTCGTTCGAGCCGAATCCAACGTGGTCGCGCGCGTTCGGCGGCCAGGCGGAAATCTTCGCCTATTTGAAGCACTGCGCCCGCAAGTATGGCGTGGAGCGTTACGTGCGTTGCAACGCGCGCGTGGCCGCGGCGCGTTTCGACGAAGCGCGCCAGGTCTGGCGCGTGGAGATCGATGTGAACGGCGTGCGTGAAAACATCGAGGCCGATGTGGTGATCGCCGCAAGCGGTCCGCTGTCCCGCCCGGCCATGCCGCGGATTGCCGGACTCGAGCGCTTCGAAGGCAAGCTGTTTCATTCGGCGCGCTGGGACCATGCGTATTCGCTCGAAAGCAAACGCGTCGCGGTGATCGGCACGGGCGCAAGCGCGGCCCAGTTCGTGCCGCAAATCCAGCCGCGCGTCGCGCATCTCGATCTGTTCCAGCGCACCGCGCCGTGGGTCATGCCCAAGCCCGACAAACCGATCGACGCGCGCGCCCGCTGGCTGTTCCAGCATCTGCCGTTCACGCAGCGCTTCGTGCGCAATGCGATCTACTGGCAGCTCGAATCGCGCGCCATCGCATTCGTCGTCAATCCGGAACTGATGAAGGTGCCGATGAAGTTCGGCCTGAGCTACCTCGAACGACGCGTCAAGGATCCCGAGTTGCGCGCCAAGCTGACGCCGAACTACCGGTTCGGCTGCAAGCGCGTGCTGCTCTCGAGCGACTACTATCCCGCGCTCAGCCAGCCGAACGTCGATGTGGTGACGAGCGGCATCCGCGAGATCGTCGCCGACGGCATCGTGACCGAAGACGGCGTGCATCGCCCCGCCGACGCGATCATTTGCGGCACGGGCTTCCAGGTCAACGACGTCGCCGCGCCGTTCGAGGTGACCGGTCTCGACGGCGCGGATCTCAGCGCTCAGTGGCTGCGCGACGGGCCGGAAGCCTACCTCGGTGTCAGCGTGGCGAACTTTCCGAACTTCTTCATGATCGTGGGCCCGAATACCGGCCTCGGCCACAACTCGCTGCTCTACATGATCGAATCGCAGGTGCAGTACATCGCCGATTGCCTGCGCGTACTGCGTCGCCGCAAGGCACGCACGATGAATCTGCGGCCCGACGTGCAGCGCGATTTCAACGCGCGTTTGCAGAAGGACATGCAGCACTCCGTGTGGGCGAGCGGATGTCGTAGCTACTATCAGACCCGCAGCGGCAAAGTTACCGCGTTGTGGCCGGGCTTCAGCTTCAGCTTTCGAAAACGCACGCGCCGCGCGCGTCCGCACGACTATCGCTTCGCGCCCTGACGCCGCGCGCGGCGGCTGACAGCCAGGGAGAACAAGACGCCGCCGATGGAATCCGATTCGAAGCCACGCTAACTAGAAATCGAACGACAAGGGAGACAACCAACATGGCAAGCATCGACTCCGGCACGCCCGCCTCGACATCCCCGCTACCGTCGCGCTCGCTCGCCGCGCGCCTCGGCATCACCAGTGTGCCGCGCGACGAATTGCGCCGACGCTACACGCAAAGCGGCTCCAGATTCGTGAAGATCATGGGCGCCGACGTGCATTACGTCGATGAAGGCAGCGGCGAGATCTTCGTAATGATCCACGGCTTCGCGTCTTCGTTGCACACTTGGAATCGGGTCGCCGATGAACTCAAGCGCGAGCATCGCGTGATCCGCCTCGACCTGCCGCCGTTCGGCGTGACTGGACCGCTGCGCTCCAGCAGCGGCGAAATCGAAACGATGAATCTGCCGACCTATCGGCGTTTCATCGATATGTTCATGCAGGCGCTCGGCATCTCGCGCGCGACCTTCATCGGCAATTCGCTCGGCGGGCTGATTGCGTGGGACTATGCGGTGCGTCATCGCGAAGCGGTTGAACGGCTCGTGCTGATCGACTCGGCCGGCTTTCCGATGAAACTGCCGATTTATATCGGCCTGTTCAATAGCGCGCTGGTGCGGGTCAGTTCGCCGTGGTGGCTGCCTGAGGTCATCGTCAAAAGCGCGGTGCGCAACGTCTATGGCGATCCGCGCAAGATCGATGCGGTGACGCTGCGGCGCTACGTCGAGTTCTTCCACGGCGAAGGCACGCGCACCGCGATCGGCAAGATGGTGCCCACGCTCGACTTCAAGGATGTCGACACCGACGTGCTGAAGACACTCGACGTGCCGACGCTGGTGCTATGGGGTGCGAAGGATCGCTGGATTCCGACAGCGCACGCCGCCGAATTCGCCAGCCGCATTCCGGGCGCGAAGTCGGTCATGTATCCGGGGCTCGGCCATATTCCGATGGAAGAAGCACCCGAGCGCGTGATGACCGATTTGCGCGCGTTTCTCGGTACGCGCGGAGCGCCTGTTCCGGTTGACGAAGGCACGCGTCGCGCGCCGGCCTGACCCGACTGCTTTCTTCCCCGCGATTCATTCGATCGATGCTTCGCGCGTGCTCGCGCGTTCATATCGCGCGCGAATCTTGCACGCCCTTCCCTCGCGGCGCGTCGACGCGCTCAGCCACCGCCCAGCAGACGCAACAGTCCCCAGAGAAACTTGCAGAGCATGACGATCAGTTGCCACAGGTGATAGAGCTGTTGCCAGCCCGAAACGCGCGCGAAGGAGTCGATCATGGGTTGCCGGTAAGAAACGGAAAGGTCTGCGGATAAGGCGTGGATCGCAGTTTGACCGCACATCATAGCGACTGCGGGATACCCCGTATCAAGTCGCTTGAAAGACTGCCGTAAACGCGTCGAGGAGACGCTGTATCCGCGTTGGGTGACTGCGCCAATAGACTGCGCCGAGCGCGCCGAGCGCGCCAGCAGAGAACATATTGCATGGGACCGGAGTAACGGGCTATGGGACCAGAGTAAGCGCTAAAGCGCCAGTTCCGATCGACAGCTTTGCATGGGACTCGAGTAGGCGCTAAAGCGCCAAAGCGCCAACTCGGGTCGACAAAGGAGACCACCATGACGCGTTTCAGCTTTCGCCGTTCGGCCCGTTCGCACACGGTCGTCGGCGATATTGCCGCGCAAGCCGGCAAATTGGGCATCGAGATCTGCGACGTATCGGGCCACGTCGAAGAAGTGGCCGCGCGCGTGCAACGCCAGGCGCAAGTATGCCGCGCGCTGCGCGAATCGGCTGCGCAGACGCTCGCGGGTAATCATCGCATTGCCGCTGCCGCGCGGAAAATGAGCCACGTATCCGCCGAAGCCGCGACCGGCGTGCAGGAATCGCAGCAAACGCTCGAAGCGTCGCTGGCTGACATCCACGGACTGGTGGAAGGCGTGACGGTCATCGAAAGCCAGATCGGCGCGCTGCGCAGCGCGCTAGCGCATGTGAGCCGTGTCTCCGAGGAGATTTCGCTGATCGCCCGCCAGACTCATCTGCTGGCGCTGAATGCCGCGATCGAAGCCGCGCGCGCCGGCGACTCCGGCAAAAGTTTCGCGGTGGTCGCGGCCGAAGTAAAGAACCTCTCGGCGAAGACCGCGCAGGCCACCGGGCAGATCGAGACGACGCTGGCGCACCTCACGCAACAGACCGAGCAGTTGATCAGCGAGGGATCCGTGAACACCGCGCGGGCGCACCGCGTGCGTGAAGGCACGCGCAAGATCGGCGACGTCGTACATGCAACCGGCGATGCGATCGCGCATCTGAATGACGAGGCGGGACAGATCGCCGTGTTGACCGGCGAGATCGAATCGCAGTGCGACGGACTCGAGGCGCAGGTGCTGGAAATGGCGAGCGGCGTCGAGGATTCGAGCGAGAATTTCGTGCAGGCGAAGGACCGTTTGGGGAATCTGCTTGGCGTGTCCGAAACCCTGATCGAGCTGACCGCTGCGACGGGTGTGGAAACGGCGGATACGCGGTTTATCGAGGCCGTGCAGCGAGCGGCGGCCGCCGTGAGCAAGGTATTCGAAACGGCGGTGGCGCGTGGTGAAGTGTCGATTGAGGATCTGCTTGATCGGCACTATGTGCCGGTGGTGGGGAGTAATCCGCCGCAGTTTTTGACGCGGTTTACTGCGTTGACCGACAGGGTGTTGCCGGCTATTCAGGAGCCTTTGCTTGGTCTCGATCCGCGTGTGGCGTTTTGTGCCGCGGTCGATTTGCGGGGTTATTTGCCGACGCACAATCTGAAGTTTTCTTTGCCGCAGCGTGATGGCGATGTGGTCTGGAATACGGCGAATTGCCGGAATCGGCGAATGTTCGATGATCGGACTGGGATTGCCGCGGCTTCACATAGGAAACGGTTTTTGTTGCAGACGTATCGGCGTGATATGGGAGGTGGGGAGTTTGTGTTGATGAAGGATGCGTCGGCGCCGGTTTTCGTCAATGG
The nucleotide sequence above comes from Paraburkholderia aromaticivorans. Encoded proteins:
- a CDS encoding penicillin-binding protein 1A, whose protein sequence is MPIIKRPHSSNSPSGEDRDSYQRTPGRNAASRDAEAGRRSIGATLAIWFASLLATIAVVGALIVGYALVVMGPQLPSLDALTDYRPKVPLRVYTADHVLIGEFGEERRSLVRFQDIPDQMKKAVLAIEDYRFYEHGGVDFIGILRAGVSDLSHGGASQGASTITMQVARNFFLSSEKTYTRKIYEMLLAYKIERALTKDQILELYMNQIYLGERAYGFAAAARVYFGKDLKDITLAESAMLAGLPKAPSAYNPVVNPKRAKIRQEYILRRMLELRYISQDQYDQAVKEEIHTKNPGNEYSVHAEYIAEMVRQMMYAQYKDETYTRGLNVTTTIDSADQDAAYRAVRKGVMDYERRHGYRGPEGFVQLPAPGDDRDQTIDDALTDHPDNGEIIAAVVTDVGPKQVKTQLVDGTQVTISGDGLRFAAAALSARATAATKIKVGSIVRVIADDKGNWQLTQLPQVEGALVSLTPQDGAIRSLVGGFDFNKNKFNHVTQAWRQPGSSFKPFIYSAALDKGLGPATIINDAPLYFPSSTPGGDAWEPKDDDQPDGPMPLRLALQKSKNLVSIRILSFIGTKYAQDFVTQRFGFDADKTPPYLPMALGAGLVTPLQSAGAYSVFANGGFRINPYLINEVTDARGQPLSKAQPLTAGRDAPRTLEPRNAYIMNSLLHSVATAGTGAGTNALHRTDLQGKTGTTNDAKDGWFAGYQQSLVAVAWMGYDQPKSLGSREFGAQLALPIWVEYMQRALRGVPQSEPAQPDGVTSVDGELFYTDMTPGNGFVASIGLDSANPTAGVSDAVGGVGPAGMTPPVVPPPSVSSNEKKQIMDLFESNKP
- a CDS encoding PspA/IM30 family protein, which encodes MSLFDSISRTLKGLLNDAADSVQDPSRDSRQIVRELDESIAKAENSLIEIQAQVATQQSKRDVAADKAKKYEDGAKRALQSGDEALAREALGAQATAEAERDALAKELTTLEPSVAQLKSQIEDMRTRRNDLNARSSILQAKQQIAQAKDVAATALGGIGGKNLSEDFQKMEDKVALSNARSDARLNSADVKSGKALDDKLADLNRGPSVEDRLEALKKQINTPAQ
- a CDS encoding tetratricopeptide repeat protein, whose translation is MKKFLATAFASLLFVSAVAFAVPTVQQIESAMSQGNWQQADASLSEVLQAHPNNARAHYLYAQVLDREGRSADALAQVQQAKTLDPQIRFTDPTRFAQTEARIRKDAERAGATGGNTTSRAANPFAQQTAPAVQQQSAIAPQAPQRHGPGMGMWIGILVLVGVIALVLRWTLRRARAQGDTRADDERRVQLKRATEMLNTVRSLKLDVKLSTVQGHEALEKEVEATEDQLRGLVETLSNSKNPLPPYQLDELEQRLGSMRARLEGRPDPYAAPAASAQQQSPYAQEAERFGNPPQAPYPQQGPYQQQPQVIVQQGGGGFGGGMGGLLTGVLLGEALNSGRERVVERDVVVDDEARRRGNDAGNGGGLDFGQGSNDWSDNSGGVDMGSNDDSGGWNDNT
- a CDS encoding TetR family transcriptional regulator, yielding MTSVPEAAAAAEHGVAAGQELPAGKRKLIEAALRLTAGGRSFTSLGLRELAREAGLNPNTFYRHFDTLDDLAREAVESVSRRLRPMLRRERWLAAHDEPHSVPRRACVAFFAFVLESRAAFLSALAEYHGTSPALREAVRANLHEVSAEMADDVVQLELMPTLSRETVDEVCTQIVLQLFHLSAEYIDADNARRTALIAYAERFIVRLFAGSVVLAQHEPVGERVPMRA
- a CDS encoding flavin-containing monooxygenase — protein: MTPASSAAPAAPRIAIVGSGFAGIGMAIRLQRMGITSFTIYEAASDIGGTWRDNTYPGAACDVPSHLYSFSFEPNPTWSRAFGGQAEIFAYLKHCARKYGVERYVRCNARVAAARFDEARQVWRVEIDVNGVRENIEADVVIAASGPLSRPAMPRIAGLERFEGKLFHSARWDHAYSLESKRVAVIGTGASAAQFVPQIQPRVAHLDLFQRTAPWVMPKPDKPIDARARWLFQHLPFTQRFVRNAIYWQLESRAIAFVVNPELMKVPMKFGLSYLERRVKDPELRAKLTPNYRFGCKRVLLSSDYYPALSQPNVDVVTSGIREIVADGIVTEDGVHRPADAIICGTGFQVNDVAAPFEVTGLDGADLSAQWLRDGPEAYLGVSVANFPNFFMIVGPNTGLGHNSLLYMIESQVQYIADCLRVLRRRKARTMNLRPDVQRDFNARLQKDMQHSVWASGCRSYYQTRSGKVTALWPGFSFSFRKRTRRARPHDYRFAP
- a CDS encoding alpha/beta fold hydrolase, with protein sequence MASIDSGTPASTSPLPSRSLAARLGITSVPRDELRRRYTQSGSRFVKIMGADVHYVDEGSGEIFVMIHGFASSLHTWNRVADELKREHRVIRLDLPPFGVTGPLRSSSGEIETMNLPTYRRFIDMFMQALGISRATFIGNSLGGLIAWDYAVRHREAVERLVLIDSAGFPMKLPIYIGLFNSALVRVSSPWWLPEVIVKSAVRNVYGDPRKIDAVTLRRYVEFFHGEGTRTAIGKMVPTLDFKDVDTDVLKTLDVPTLVLWGAKDRWIPTAHAAEFASRIPGAKSVMYPGLGHIPMEEAPERVMTDLRAFLGTRGAPVPVDEGTRRAPA
- a CDS encoding methyl-accepting chemotaxis protein gives rise to the protein MTRFSFRRSARSHTVVGDIAAQAGKLGIEICDVSGHVEEVAARVQRQAQVCRALRESAAQTLAGNHRIAAAARKMSHVSAEAATGVQESQQTLEASLADIHGLVEGVTVIESQIGALRSALAHVSRVSEEISLIARQTHLLALNAAIEAARAGDSGKSFAVVAAEVKNLSAKTAQATGQIETTLAHLTQQTEQLISEGSVNTARAHRVREGTRKIGDVVHATGDAIAHLNDEAGQIAVLTGEIESQCDGLEAQVLEMASGVEDSSENFVQAKDRLGNLLGVSETLIELTAATGVETADTRFIEAVQRAAAAVSKVFETAVARGEVSIEDLLDRHYVPVVGSNPPQFLTRFTALTDRVLPAIQEPLLGLDPRVAFCAAVDLRGYLPTHNLKFSLPQRDGDVVWNTANCRNRRMFDDRTGIAAASHRKRFLLQTYRRDMGGGEFVLMKDASAPVFVNGRHWGGVRVGYRV